A stretch of Castanea sativa cultivar Marrone di Chiusa Pesio chromosome 2, ASM4071231v1 DNA encodes these proteins:
- the LOC142625832 gene encoding cyclin-L1-1-like, protein MIYTAIDNFYLTDEELKNSPSRKDGIDEATETILRIYGCDLIQESGILLRLPQAVMATGQVLFHRFYCKKSFARFNVKKVAASCVWLASKLEESPRKARQVLVVFHRMECRRENLPIEHLEVGSQKYHDLKTDLSRTERHILKEMGFVCHVEHPHKFISNYLATLETPPELRQEAWNLANDSLRTTLCVRFKSEVVACGVVYAAARRFQVPLPENPPWWKVFDADKSGIDEVCRVLAELYSLPKAQYIPVCKDGDSFTFSNKSRDSQSQPIPKEISQTSPTANIKPVSAAINSESVGAKEVLVRAAIDKMKDSKKSDDESKNMSVEGEAREEPLPKSNSELKTEASRERNREREKERERERDREREDRIKARDRDRGRDSDRERDREETERDRDKAKDRSHRSKDRGKDSGGHSGKSRHHSSRDRDYHSSSYSSREKDRHRHHSYA, encoded by the exons ATGATATACACGGCGATTGACAACTTCTACTTAACTGATGAGGAGCTAAAGAACTCACCATCTAGGAAAGATGGTATAGATGAAGCGACTGAAACTATCTTACGAATATATGGCTGTGATCTCATCCAAGAAAGTGGCATCTTGCTTAGACT ACCTCAAGCTGTAATGGCCACTGGGCAGGTTCTATTCCATCGTTTCTATTGCAAGAAATCATTTGCCCGCTTCAATGTGAAG AAAGTTGCTGCGAGCTGTGTATGGCTTGCATCGAAGCTTGAGGAAAGTCCAAGAAAAGCAAGACAAGTCCTCGTTGTTTTCCACAGAATGGAATGTAGGAGGGAGAACTTACCAATAGAGCATTTGGAGGTTGGTTCGCAG AAATATCATGACCTCAAAACTGACTTGAGCAGAACAGAAAGACATATATTGAAAGAGATGGGATTTGTTTGTCATGTTGAACATCCTCATAAATTCATATCTAACTACCTTGCTACTCTTGAAACACCTCCAGAACTGAGGCAGGAAGCTTGGAATCTAGCAAATGATAG TTTGCGCACCACTTTGTGTGTTCGATTCAAGAGCGAGGTTGTGGCTTGTGGGGTTGTCTATGCTGCTGCTCGTCGGTTCCAAGTACCCCTTCCTGAGAATCCACCGTGGTGGAAGGTATTTGATGCAGACAAATCTGGGATTGATGAAGTATGCAGAGTTCTGGCTGAGCTGTACAGCCTTCCTAAGGCACAGTACATTCCAGTCTGTAAGGATGGAGACTCTTTTACATTTTCGAACAAGTCAAGGGATTCACAATCTCAGCCAATTCCGAAG GAAATTTCACAGACTAGCCCTACAGCTAACATTAAGCCAGTTTCAGCAGCAATTAATTCTGAATCTGTTGGAGCCAAAGAAGTATTGGTTAGAGCAGCCATTGACAAGATGAAGGATTCTAAGAAAAGTGATGATGAATCAAAGAACATGTCTGTTGAGGGGGAGGCAAGAGAAGAGCCTCTGCCAAAATCTAATTCTGAACTCAAAACAGAGGCAAGTAGGGAAAGGaacagggagagagagaaggagagggaaAGGGAAAGGGACAGAGAGAGGGAGGACCGAATAAAGGCTCGGGATCGTGATAGGGGCAGGGATTCTGACCGTGAACGGGATCGAGAGGAAACAGAGAGGGACAGAGATAAAGCTAAGGATCGCAGTCATCGTTCGAAGGATAGAGGAAAGGATTCAG GAGGACATTCGGGGAAATCAAGACATCACTCATCAAGAG ATCGTGACTACCACAGTTCCTCTTATTCTTCAAGGGAGAAGGATCGCCATAGACATCATTCATATGCTTAA